One Aquarana catesbeiana isolate 2022-GZ linkage group LG11, ASM4218655v1, whole genome shotgun sequence genomic window carries:
- the MTA2 gene encoding metastasis-associated protein MTA2 codes for MAANMYRVGDYVYFENSSSNPYLIRRIEELNKTANGNVEAKVVCLFRRRDISSSLNSLADSNAREFEEESKQPSIVEQQRHQLKHRELFLSRQFESLPATHIRGKCSVTLLNETDILSQYLEKEDCFFYSLVFDPVQKTLLADQGEIRVGSKYQAEIPDQLAEGESDNRNQQKMEMKVWDPENPLTDRQIDQFLVVARAVGTFARALDCSSSIRQPSLHMSAAAASRDITLFHAMDTLQRNGYDLARAMSTLVPQGGPVLCRDEMEEWSASEAMLFEEALEKYGKDFNDIRQDFLPWKSLASIVQFYYMWKTTDRYIQQKRLKAAEADSKLKQVYIPTYTKPNPNQIISVGSKPGLNGAGFQKGLTCESCHTTVSAQWYAWGPPNMQCRLCASCWIYWKKYGGLKTPTHLEGAARNIGEPHSRGHLSRPEAQSMSPYTTSANRAKLLAKNRQTFLLQTTKLTRIARRMCRDILQPRRAARRPYAPINSNSIKAECSIRLPKASKTPLKILPLVRPPLAAIVKELAAQAPLKPKTPRGTKTPINRNQLTQSRSLNVLPTKRAFEAVSGVGVVPPFSANGRSFSSGVRSSSQPTVKRQKLNLADAPNPVVFVATKDTRCLRKSLSHMEMRRAARRPNQPLKIKLPLPPRTAVLMPSLAAAHPASTSEPIVLED; via the exons atTATGTGTATTTTGAAAACTCTTCAAGTAATCCGTACCTTATTCGTCGAATAGAAGAACTTAACAAG ACGGCAAATGGTAACGTAGAAGCCAAGGTTGTGTGTCTTTTTCGTCGCAGAGACATCTCCAGCAGTCTGAACAGTTTAGCAGACAGCAATGCAC GAGAATTTGAGGAAGAGTCCAAGCAGCCATCTATTGTTGAACAACAAAGGCACCAACTGAAACATCGAGAACTTTTTCTTTCCCGACAATTTGAATCTCTGCCAGCAACACATATCAG GGGCAAATGCAGTGTAACTCTGCTGAATGAGACAGATATTCTAAGCCAGTATTTGGAGAAAGAG GATTGTTTTTTTTACTCGCTGGTGTTTGACCCTGTGCAGAAGACTCTGTTGGCTGATCAAGGAGAGATCAGAGTTGGTTCCAAATATCAGGCAGAAATTCCTGACCAGCTAGCTGAAG GTGAATCTGATAACAGAAACCAACAGAAAATGGAGATGAAAGTTTGGGATCCTGAGAATCCTCTGACAGATAGACAAATAGACCAGTTTCTTGTGGTTGCCAG GGCTGTTGGCACATTTGCAAGAGCATTGGACTGTAGCAGCTCAATCAGACAACCAAGCTTACACATGAGCGCAGCAGCTGCTTCTCGTGACATTACATTG tttcatGCAATGGATACCCTACAGAGGAACGGTTATGATCTTGCTCGTGCCATGTCGACGCTTGTCCCTCAGGGTGGTCCAGTTCTGTGCAGGGATGAAATGGAAGAGTGGTCTGCATCAGAGGCCATGTTATTTGAAGAGGCATTGGAGAAATATGGAAAGGATTTCAATGACATCCGACAAGACTTT CTTCCCTGGAAGTCTCTGGCTAGTATTGTTCAGTTCTACTATATGTGGAAAACTACAGACAGATACATCCAACAG AAACGTCTGAAGGCAGCTGAAGCAGACAGCAAACTGAAGCAAGTCTACATCCCAACTTA CACCAAACCGAATCCTAATCAGATTATATCTGTTGGATCTAAACCTGGACTTAATGGAGCTGGATTCCAAAAGGGCTTGACTTGTGAAAGCTGCCACA cCACCGTTTCTGCACAGTGGTATGCATGGGGTCCTCCTAACATGCAGTGCCGCCTTTGTGCATCTTGCTGGATCTACTGGAAAAAGTATGGTGGGCTAAAAACACCAACGCATCTTGAAGGTGCAGCTAGGAATATTGGG GAGCCACATTCTCGTGGCCACCTTTCTCGGCCCGAAGCTCAGAGCATGTCGCCATATACCACCAGTGCTAACCGGGCTAAACTGTTGGCAAAGAATCGGCAAACCTTCCTTTTGCAGACGACCAAATTAACTCGTATTGCACGACGCATGTGCAGAGATATCTTGCAACCTAGAAGAGCTGCACGTCGACCATATGCGCCTATCAATTCCAACTCCATAAAGGCAGAAT GCTCTATTCGACTACCAAAAGCATCTAAAACTCCACTAAAGATCCTGCCCTTGGTGCGCCCTCCCTTAGCTGCCATTGTAAAAGAGCTGG CTGCTCAAGCACCACTGAAGCCTAAAACCCCACGTGGAACAAAAACGCCAATAAATCGCAACCAACTCACTCAGAGTCGTAGTTTGAATGTGTTACCCACAAAAAGAGCATTTGAAGCT GTATCTGGGGTTGGAGTTGTACCTCCTTTTTCTGCCAATGGCCGCTCCTTCTCCTCTGGTGTCCGTTCCAGCTCTCAACCCACTGTTAAGAGGCAGAAACTCAATCTTGCGGATGCCCCTAATCCTGTAGTGTTTGTGGCTACAAAGGATACAAG ATGCTTAAGAAAATCCCTTTCACACATGGAGATGCGCCGAGCTGCTCGTCGCCCCAATCAGCCCCTGAAGATAAAGCTACCACTGCCTCCAAGAACAGCTGTGCTTATGCCCTCACTTGCTGCAGCCCACCCTGCCAGCACAAGCGAACCTATCGTTTTGGAAGACTGA